Part of the uncultured Desulfobacter sp. genome, CTTAGGATCAATTTGGCGGGGAAGGAATCGCCAATTGACAAAAATTTGAACAGTGATATAAAATATATAATTCAAAATTGTAAGCGGATTGATAATGATATCCCTTTTGATAATCGCCACCATATGAGAACCCATCTGCGCCGGCGCTCATTCTAAAAATCGAGGTAACATGGAACACATCGTAGGTGTAGCAGATATGAAAGTCAGCAACCGGACCGGTGATACCATTGTGACATACTCGCTTGGTTCATGCATCGGGGTTGCCATATATGATCCCCAGGCCAAAGTCGGCGGGATACTTCACTATATGCTGCCGAACTCCGCCATTGACGACAAAAAAGCAAAAAATAATCCATTCTTGTTCGCGGATACCGGTATCCCTGAGCTGCTCAATCAAGTACATGCGCTGGGAGCTGAAAAATCCAGACTCCGGGTTTTCGCTGCAGGCGGCGCTGAAATCATGGAGCAAGAAGGCATTTTTAATCTGGGCAGACAAAACTATTCGGCACTGATGCAGATATTGAACCAACATCATATTCCCATCTGGAAACAGGCTGTGGGGGGGTATTCAAACCGAACTATAAAATTGGAAATCGCCTCCGGAAATATTTATCTGAATACATCCGGATTGGGGGAGGTGCAGTTATGACCAGCCTGCAAGAACTGATCAAGGAAATAAAAAATTTAAAGCCCATCCCTGCCGTGGTCACCTCCCTTCTGGGTATCGTCGATGACCCCAATGCATCCATGAAAGACATCACCAAAATCATCCAGTACGATCCAGCCATCACCGCAGACGTCCTTCGAACAGCCAATTCCGCATACTTTGGGTTGAAACACCCGGCTGAAACCATCCAGGAAGCCGCCACCATGATCGGCACGGATCGACTTGTGGACCTGGTCATGCTGAAGATAAGCGCCCAGGTGACCAAAGGCATCCAGCAAGGGTACGATCTGCACGAGGGCGCATTGTGGAAATATTCCGTATCGTCCGCCCTCATTGCAAAACAGGTGGCCAACCAATTGGACCTATCCAATAAAAACTACATATTCACCGCCTCGCTTCTTAAAGATATAGGTAAAACCGTCCTGGATAGATTTGTCCGGGATACCTTTGAACAAATATACAACCTGGTGATCAATGAAAACTTCAGTTTTATGGAGGCGGAAAAACAGATTATCGGCGTAAACCATGCCGAACTTGGGGGCATGATTGCCAAAATGTGGAAGTTCTCCCCTAAAATGGTCGGTATCATCCGCAACCATCATCTCACCTGCGAAACCATGGTCAGGGACAAGGATATCGCCGTGGTCTATCTGGCCGACTGCATATGCATGATGATGGGCATGGGGGTTGGGGCGGACGGACTTGCGTATCGATTCCACCGGCAGGCCATGGAGTACATCGGCATTTCAGCCGAAGATACATTAAAAATCATTGCGGAGTTCACCTGCCATATGGGAGAAGTGGAAGCCATGTTAAATGTTGCCTGAATATTTGATCTAACAGCCATGGGCCGAACCTGAGAGAAACCAGGCCGGCCCGTGGCTGTTTTAGTTTTATCTGAAGTTACTTTCGCACCTCAATGCCCTGCTCGGCAAGATGTTGTTTCACCGACTGAATGGGCACTTCCTCCCGATGGAAAATACCTGCGGCCAATGCCGCTTCCGCCTTTGTACCTTCAAAAACTTCGACAAAATGCCGTTCACACCCGGCACCGGACGACGCAATCACCGGAATGGTGACATTGCTGCGCACGGCATTGATCAGGTCCAGATCAAATCCAGAGTTTGTCCCGTCTTTATCTATACAGTTGAGCAAAATTTCACCGGCCCCCAGTTCTTCACAGGCCTTTGCCAGGGCCACGGCATCAAGATCCATGGCTTTCCGGCCGCCGCTCACCGTGCACTGGTACCAGCAGAACGCTTCACCGTTGGGACCTTTTTCACCGGATGTCACTTGGACCACATGGTGTTTGGAGGCCTCTTCCGGGCTGTTCACCCACACCCGTTGGGGATCAACAGAGATCACCACAGCCTGGGCCCCGTAGACCCGTGAGATCTCTTCAATGGCTGATTTCTTTGTTTTCTGCCCGGACTCAAGGTATGCCATGGCGATATTCACCGCATCAGATCCAATGGAAATTTTATCCGCACCGGCCCTGAAATACCGGGCCGCGACATCCAGGGAAGAATAGTGTTGACCCTGGGCATCGGTAAATTCCCGGATACCGCCGCCGATGGTCAAGGGCACAAACACCTGCTTTGAGGTCTCTTCCAGGACCTTGAGCATGGGCATATCCTCCAGGGGGAACTCCCTGAATCCTGTGATATTTAAAAAGGTGATTTCGTCGGCGCCCTGCTCGTAATATTTTTTGGCCAATGCCACGGGTTTACCCAAATTTCTGACACTGCCCGCTTCCCTGACGTCGTACTGATCCCCCTTGGTAACCACCAGATCCCCATTGTCGTTGGACCGGACATCGAGACAAGCAATGACCCTTTTTGACAGACCTTTGGCCGGTATGTCCGCAGGCCCCCGGGCCTTCAAACTGTCGGAATGGATAAAATTATCAAGCAATTTCATACCGGCTGCCCCGCTTTTTTCCGGATGGAACTGGGTGCCGATCACATTGCCCTGCTGGACAGCCGAAGCATAGGGATAGTCATAGGTGGTGGTGGTCAAAATGACATCGGATTCTCGGGCACGATATGGTAAGAGTGGACAAAATAAAATTTGGTATCCGGCGCCACCCCGTCGAGAAAAGGGGAATCCTGCTTGATGTGGATGCCGTTCCACCCGATATGCGGCACGGACAGCTCCGTTCTAAAGCGTTTCACCCGGCCCTTGAAAAATGCGATGCTCTCGTTGGTGGAGACCAGTTCTTCTTCACTGCCTTCAAACAGGGCCTGCATGCCCACACAGATCCCTAAAAACGGCCGGTCAGCGTTGAGATATTGGCGCAGGGGCTCAACAAACCCGCGCTCATGAAGGATTTCAAGCATGGCCCCGTAATTTCCCACACCGGGGAAAATCAGCCTTTCAGCTGCCAGGATATCTTCAGGTTTCTCAACCATTTTAATGCTGCCGCCCATCTTTTCCACTGCATTGATCAGGCTGCGGACATTACCGGCCCCATAGTCTAATACGGTAATCTTCATAATTTTATTCCAGCCGCGCTTTTTTCATTAACATCCATGCTGCGCCCAAAGGCAGCAAAATAGAAAAGATAACCAATTCCCCCATGGGTGTCCAGTTCATTTTGAGGATCACTCCGGGTTACCCTCATGTAAAGTGGTGACGTTATGGTTTGTCACGACATCGACTGTGCCCAGAAGAAACACCCCGGTGCAGACAGACGCCGTATACTTTGCCTCTTTGGACTTATTCTTAATCCACTCCAGGTCATGGGGCTTTTGTATCAATTTAATCCAAGATGCTCAAATCACATTGAAAATATCAATTTTTATCGGTATCATTAGACATCAACACCGTTACCATATTTGAATCTCTCCACAACGATGCGAAATTAGACCGGTGCGGCCATCTTACCGTAATTATTGATTTTTCAAATTAATATGAAACATTACAAACAAATAGTCATTGTGGTTAAATGTGATGACACCAACGACGTTGTCTCGGATATTTTATCAGACCAGAAATTTGATATCATAAATACAACAAAAGATGACAACGTTTTAAAATTGGTCAGTTCAACACACCCGGATCTTGTTCTGATAGACATTGAAAATTTCAATGATAGTGGAATAAAATTGTGCCGGTCTTTAAAAGCATCAGATGCAACAAGTGATGCGGCTGTTATTATTGTTTCGGGCCCCCCTGAAGCTAAAGATAAAGAAAATGCCTTTAAAGCAGGTTGTCATGACTTTATCACCAAGCCCTATTCTTCCTCGGAGTTACTTGTTCGAATTAATAATTGTTTATTAAATCAAATGTATTTAAAGAGTTGTGAGCATCAAGTGGATGCCCGTGGTAAAGGCCATGGGCCGGCCGGGTCTATCAACGCCCGGGAGCAACCCACGACAAACCATAAAAGTAATGAAGAAGGACTCCTTGAACATCGAAACTTTCTTCAAACCATCATCGACGGTGTCAATGACGGTTTGATGGTGATAAACCGAGATTATACCCTAGCTTATGCAAACAAGGCTGCTTTGGATCTTCACAAAAAGCAAGGCGTGGAACCGGCCACGACCTGCTATCAGCTTTCCCATGCCCAAAATTTTCCCTGCACAGGCCTGGAACATATTTGTCCCCTAAAAGAAGTTATAAACTCTAAGATGCCGGAAGAGGTTGAGCACATTCACCGGGACAGTCACGGCAGAAAACGGTCAATTGAAATCTCGTGCACCCCTATATTAGATCAAAATGGTGACGTGGCCCAGATGATAGAACTCTTTCGGGATGTCACCGAACGAAAACAGGGGGAACAACTCAGGGACACTCAGGTGAGGTTGTCTGAATTAGCCATTGATTATACCCCAAAAGAACTCCTTCAGGCATTTTTAGATGAAGCTGAAAAAATCACTGACAGTAAAATCGGATTTTTGCTTTTCATAGACGAAGAACGTTCCCTATCCACATTGCAGGTTTGGTCAACCAACACGGTTGACAATTTGTGCAGCACCAGGCAGGAAATGGGCCATTCAACTATGGAAAAGGCCGGTGTCTGGGCAGATTGTTTAAGACAAAGAGGTATTATAATCCACAACGATTACGCATCGCTGCAATATAAAAAAGGCCTGCCCGAGGGCCATGTTCCCATTAAAAGAGAACTGGTTGTGCCTGTATTTCGAAATGATCAAATCGTTGCCGTTTTAGGGGTTGGAAATCGAAAGTTTGATTATGAAGATAAAGACGGAGAACTCTTGACATCCCTTGCCCATATGGCCTGGGACATTATTTCGCATAAACAGATAGAAGAAAATCTGAAAGCATCTGAAGCGCGATTTTCAAAACTGTTTTTTTCCAGCCCCGATGCAACGATTCTGCTTCGGCGATCAAACAGCAGGATCATAGATATCAATGTCGCATTTGAAAGAATCTTTGGATATACAAGAAAATTCTGCATTGATAAAAGCATTCAAAGACTCGGACACTGGATCGACGAAAGTAAATATCACTTGATCCTGGAGAGGTTACAAAGCGGCCATACTGTCCAAGGGCTTGAAATCGTATGCCAACGCTCTTCCGGGGACGAATTTGATGCCTCCATATCCTGTGACATCACAGCAATAGAGCAGGAAGACCACCTCATTGCCATTATCAGGGATATCAGCGGACGGAAGGCTGCCGAGAAGGAAAAAAAAGCGTTGGAAAATCAACTCCAGCAATCCAGGAAGATGGAATCCATCGGCACCCTTGCCGGAGGGATCGCCCATGATTTCAACGATATCCTGTCAGCAATCATGGGCTATACCCAATTGGTTATGAAATCTGTTCCTGATACAAGTAAAAACCATCAAAGACTTGACAATATACTCACGGCAAGTCAACGGGCAAGTGATCTGGTCGAACAGATCCTTACATTCAGCCGTAATGATGTTCAGGACCTTAAACCCTTAAGAATTCAGCTCATCATAAAAGAAGCGTTGAAGTTGTTGAAATCATCCATACCTGCTACAATCAGTTTTAAGCAAAATATAAGCAATGACTGCGGCCTGGTTTTGGCGAATCCGACACAAATTCATCAAATCATAATGAACAGTTGTACAAATGCATATCAGGCCATGAAATTTACCGGTGGCATTTTAAGCGTATCACTGCAACAGGTTGAACTGAAGCCGGAAGACATCGTGACCAAGCCTCACCTGAGACCCGGTTCGTATGCCCAAATATCCATCAACGATAATGGCCCCGGAATACCCAAAAAAATTCTGGACAGGATTTTTGAGCCATACTTTACAACCAAAGAGAAAGGCGAAGGCACCGGGTTGGGCCTTTCGACGGAGCATGGCATTGTTACCGGGCTGAAAGGAGACATCAGCGTCTACAGCGACCCCGGAAACCAAACCACGTTTCAAATTGTTTTACCTGTGGTTCGCGCTTGGGAAAACGACGATCAAAACAAACTATATCAAGAGAATCCCCAAGGAAACGAACGGATACTTTTTGTTGATGATGAAGAATTGCTGGCCGATGCAACCAAGTCGATTCTTGAAGGTATCGGATACCAGGTAACGGCCATGACAAACAGTATCGAAGCATTTGAGTTGTTTCAAAATGCTCCGGATGAGTTTGATTTAATCATTACCGATATGACAATGCCGGGTATGACCGGTGATATGCTTGCCCAAAAAATACTTGAGGTAAAACCTGGGATACTGATTATTATCGCTACGGGACATAGCGATATTTTGAATCCACAAAAAGCGAAATCATTGGGTATCATAGGGTATTTGACAAAACCAACGCCCCTGAGGCATCTTGCAGAAGAGATCAGAAGATGCCTTGGCGGCGATAAAACCGGGATGAATAAAGACAATGGCAAATGTATTGATTGTTGAAGATGATCCCCACGTACGAGAGCTGTTGATTGAATCCCTCACACCTTATGACTATACGTTGATGGCGGCCGAAACACTGTCGGAATGCCGGACTCTGCTTTCTGTCGGAAAATTTGACCTTATCCTGCTTGATCTAAATCTCCCGGACGGAAACGGTATTGAAATACTGCCTGAGATCAGACAATCCCCCTCAACCCCGGAAGTGATC contains:
- a CDS encoding response regulator, with amino-acid sequence MVKCDDTNDVVSDILSDQKFDIINTTKDDNVLKLVSSTHPDLVLIDIENFNDSGIKLCRSLKASDATSDAAVIIVSGPPEAKDKENAFKAGCHDFITKPYSSSELLVRINNCLLNQMYLKSCEHQVDARGKGHGPAGSINAREQPTTNHKSNEEGLLEHRNFLQTIIDGVNDGLMVINRDYTLAYANKAALDLHKKQGVEPATTCYQLSHAQNFPCTGLEHICPLKEVINSKMPEEVEHIHRDSHGRKRSIEISCTPILDQNGDVAQMIELFRDVTERKQGEQLRDTQVRLSELAIDYTPKELLQAFLDEAEKITDSKIGFLLFIDEERSLSTLQVWSTNTVDNLCSTRQEMGHSTMEKAGVWADCLRQRGIIIHNDYASLQYKKGLPEGHVPIKRELVVPVFRNDQIVAVLGVGNRKFDYEDKDGELLTSLAHMAWDIISHKQIEENLKASEARFSKLFFSSPDATILLRRSNSRIIDINVAFERIFGYTRKFCIDKSIQRLGHWIDESKYHLILERLQSGHTVQGLEIVCQRSSGDEFDASISCDITAIEQEDHLIAIIRDISGRKAAEKEKKALENQLQQSRKMESIGTLAGGIAHDFNDILSAIMGYTQLVMKSVPDTSKNHQRLDNILTASQRASDLVEQILTFSRNDVQDLKPLRIQLIIKEALKLLKSSIPATISFKQNISNDCGLVLANPTQIHQIIMNSCTNAYQAMKFTGGILSVSLQQVELKPEDIVTKPHLRPGSYAQISINDNGPGIPKKILDRIFEPYFTTKEKGEGTGLGLSTEHGIVTGLKGDISVYSDPGNQTTFQIVLPVVRAWENDDQNKLYQENPQGNERILFVDDEELLADATKSILEGIGYQVTAMTNSIEAFELFQNAPDEFDLIITDMTMPGMTGDMLAQKILEVKPGILIIIATGHSDILNPQKAKSLGIIGYLTKPTPLRHLAEEIRRCLGGDKTGMNKDNGKCIDC
- the hisH gene encoding imidazole glycerol phosphate synthase subunit HisH; protein product: MKITVLDYGAGNVRSLINAVEKMGGSIKMVEKPEDILAAERLIFPGVGNYGAMLEILHERGFVEPLRQYLNADRPFLGICVGMQALFEGSEEELVSTNESIAFFKGRVKRFRTELSVPHIGWNGIHIKQDSPFLDGVAPDTKFYFVHSYHIVPENPMSF
- a CDS encoding HDOD domain-containing protein, with the protein product MTSLQELIKEIKNLKPIPAVVTSLLGIVDDPNASMKDITKIIQYDPAITADVLRTANSAYFGLKHPAETIQEAATMIGTDRLVDLVMLKISAQVTKGIQQGYDLHEGALWKYSVSSALIAKQVANQLDLSNKNYIFTASLLKDIGKTVLDRFVRDTFEQIYNLVINENFSFMEAEKQIIGVNHAELGGMIAKMWKFSPKMVGIIRNHHLTCETMVRDKDIAVVYLADCICMMMGMGVGADGLAYRFHRQAMEYIGISAEDTLKIIAEFTCHMGEVEAMLNVA
- the hisF gene encoding imidazole glycerol phosphate synthase subunit HisF, which translates into the protein MTTTTYDYPYASAVQQGNVIGTQFHPEKSGAAGMKLLDNFIHSDSLKARGPADIPAKGLSKRVIACLDVRSNDNGDLVVTKGDQYDVREAGSVRNLGKPVALAKKYYEQGADEITFLNITGFREFPLEDMPMLKVLEETSKQVFVPLTIGGGIREFTDAQGQHYSSLDVAARYFRAGADKISIGSDAVNIAMAYLESGQKTKKSAIEEISRVYGAQAVVISVDPQRVWVNSPEEASKHHVVQVTSGEKGPNGEAFCWYQCTVSGGRKAMDLDAVALAKACEELGAGEILLNCIDKDGTNSGFDLDLINAVRSNVTIPVIASSGAGCERHFVEVFEGTKAEAALAAGIFHREEVPIQSVKQHLAEQGIEVRK
- a CDS encoding chemotaxis protein CheD, with the protein product MEHIVGVADMKVSNRTGDTIVTYSLGSCIGVAIYDPQAKVGGILHYMLPNSAIDDKKAKNNPFLFADTGIPELLNQVHALGAEKSRLRVFAAGGAEIMEQEGIFNLGRQNYSALMQILNQHHIPIWKQAVGGYSNRTIKLEIASGNIYLNTSGLGEVQL